A genomic region of Caenorhabditis elegans chromosome V contains the following coding sequences:
- the haf-7 gene encoding HAlF transporter (PGP related) (Product from WormBase gene class haf;~Confirmed by transcript evidence), producing MKPILLKLLLLLHVIFDISFTIISLGFYTPGWVFNLDDVFKTFHINDYNYMISPLDFVGLCLFRQVSLLVALIIVRRGKAERLKKYMTIYDLFGILGYMIAVVKLLVFDETSGFLKSPGVFMSVGSAVFLTFSLPFAIRKTLLGKKKEGAEYERLTENTETAANTNVENGTASTNGTASTATPTAATSSTSRSSSTDEEDNDAVSKEEKEKRLPLLTHLWQIVKLCSVQWKWFSAAYVLLFVDCILNLIEPALYSQMMSTAIRMKSFDVLKRACIVLAAVQFTEATVNTVRYICMQYAERLTARNIRVSLFRAILHQDISFFDDNKTGQLMSRITKDSESISNSLPVYIETTVNNSFMLFGSAPIMFYYSWQLAISTFVTFPIILLTTKFYGLIVEKLSEKENDATAVSNETVEEVLSAIRTVRSFAAEKIENMRYTRDTDAWFKISTKTVVFGTFFNYFWATMWNIEDVIIYLYGGYLTLNGRMEPDALLTYIFYHWRLHSALNAFSSLFSDVMKTIGSSRKVIHIMNRQPELDYEFGTETPEIVGNIIFEDVEFAYPTRKNANVLNKINLSIDPGKTIALVGPSGNGKSTLVSLIQQFYTPQSGRILIDGTPIQNIDHLHYHTNIALVAQEPTLFSGTVRENILYGLENGTDEDMMRVAEMANVHEFVSKMEKGYDTKCGEKGVQMSGGQKQRIAIARALIRDPRVLILDEATSALDSESEAMVQEALNRCARERTVLVIAHRLSTVRSADRIAVIEKGNVTEMGNHEELMKNTEGLYYKLVSKQLDPLIGTKKEEEKPPATEFF from the exons atgaaGCCAATATTGCTCAAACTATTATTGCTTCTGCATGTAATATTTGACATATCCTTCACAATCATCTCCCTTGGATTCTACACTCCCGGGTGGGTATTCAATCTGGATGATGTCTTCAAGACATTTCATATTAATGACTACAACTACATGATTTCTCCATTGGATTTTGTCGGCCTCTGCCTCTTTCGGCAAGTTTCTCTTCTTGTCGCATTAATCATTGTTCGACGTGGAAAAGCTGAGAGGCTCAAGAAATACATGACCATCTACGATTTGTTTGGAATCCTCGGATATATGATTGCCGTCGTCAAGTTGCTAGTTTTCGATGAGACCAGCGGATTTTTGAAGAGTCCCGGAGTTTTCATGAGCGTCGGATCAGCTGTTTTCCTCACATTTTCCCTGCCATTTGCAATTCGGAAAACACTACTGGGCAAGAAGAAAGAAGGAGCTGAATACGAGAGGCTAACTGAGAATACTGAAACTGCTGCGAACACTAATGTCGAAAAtg GAACTGCATCAACTAATGGCACTGCTTCTACAGCTACACCTACAGCTGCAACTTCCAGTACATCCAGATCTAGTTCCACTGATGAAGAAGATAATGATGCAGTTTCAAAGGAGGAGAAGGAAAAACGGCTCCCGTTGCTCACACAtctttggcaaattgtcaaattgtgcTCAGTGCAGTGGAAGTGGTTTTCAGCTGCTTATGTTCTTTTGTTCGTTGATTGCATCT tgaactTGATCGAGCCCGCACTCTACAGTCAAATGATGTCAACTGCAATCCGTATGAAGTCCTTTGACGTCCTCAAACGAGCATGCATCGTGCTCGCAGCAGTTCAATTCACCGAAGCTACTGTCAACACTGTTCGATACATTTGCATGCAATATGCTGAAAGACTTACTGCAAGAAATATTCGTGTCAGTCTTTTCCGTGCAATTCTGCATCAAGATATCAGCTTTTTCGATGATAACAAAACCGGTCAGCTTATGTCAAGAATTACAAAAGATTCCGAATCAATCTCGAACTCACTTCCTGTCTACATTGAGACCACTGTCAACAACTCATTCATGCTCTTTGGCTCGGCTCCCATTATGTTTTATTATTCTTGGCAACTGGCTATTAGTACATTCGTCACATTCCCAATTATTCTCCTAACCACAAAGTTTTACGGACTTATCGTTGAGAAATTGTCAGAGAAGGAGAACGATGCAACTGCAGTTTCGAATGAAACAGTTGAAGAAGTGCTCTCAGCCATCCGAACAGTTCGATCATTTgctgcagaaaaaattgagaatatgaGATACACAAGAGATACTGATGCATGGTTCAAGATCAGTACAAAGACAGTTGTGTTTGGAACTTTCTTCAATTATTTCTGGGCGACAATGTGGAACATTGAAGACGTTATTATCTATCTCTACGGTGGATATCTGACGTTGAATGGAAGAATGGAGCCAGATGCTCTCTTGACCTATATTTTCTATCACTGGAGACTTCACTCTGCACTCAAc gcATTCAGCTCCTTGTTCTCTGACGTCATGAAAACCATTGGATCGTCACGAAAAGTAATCCATATCATGAATCGCCAACCAGAACTCGACTATGAGTTCGGAACCGAGACACCAGAAATTGTTGGAAACATTATCTTTGAAGATGTTGAGTTTGCTTATCCAACTCGCAAGAATGCAAATGTCCTGAATAAGATAAATTTATCAATTGACCCAGGAAAGACTATTGCATTGGTTGGACCAAGTGGAAATGGAAAGTCGACATTGGTTTCTTtgattcaacaattttatacTCCACAATCTGGAAGAATTTTGATAGATGGAACACCAATTCAGAACATTGACCATCTCCATTATCACACAAACATTGCACTAGTTGCACAGGAACCAACTTTATTCTCTGGAACTGTTCGAGAAAATATCCTTTATGGACTTGAAAATGGAACGGATGAGGATATGATGCGTGTAGCTGAAATGGCGAATGTTCATGAATTCGTGTCTAAAATGGAGAAGGGATATGATACCAAGTGCGGGGAAAAAGGAGTCCAAATGTCTGGAGGACAGAAGCAAAGAATTGCAATTGCTCGAGCTTTGATCCGTGATCCACGTGTTCTGATCCTTGACGAAGCCACATCGGCGCTGGATTCAGAGTCTGAAGCTATGGTACAAGAGGCGTTAAATCGATGTGCTCGTGAACGAACTGTATTGGTGATTGCTCATCGTTTATCCACTGTGAGAAGTGCTGATCGAATTGCTGTAATTGAAAAGGGAAATGTAACCGAGATGGGAAACCATGAGGAGCTGATGAAAAATACAGAAGGACTCTATTACAAATTGGTGAGCAAACAATTGGATCCGTTGATTGgaacgaaaaaagaagaagagaagccACCGGCGACTGAGTTCTTCTAA
- the scrm-7 gene encoding Phospholipid scramblase (Confirmed by transcript evidence) → MTMETKQDDVEADGSEVRAQAGRGGHMPQVRSTPIVLPNQVASMPVRMTGFNNLPAHNVLDMISRTNSMMVVQALEPLEIATGIETPNQYVVHDMYCRPIMNCMERSNGFARQMQGSHRSFAMMCTDLFGAHVMQCHRDQPWGSFTDHLTTQFLGQNIGIMSRTHGDVNFHLLGAGSNQSLLIRSPLFAASGGTRSFPVMTYNGMRVGEIVRLYPGYMQEMYSDADTYIVHFPMDLPPILKLLLISSVFLIDFTFFENNGQQNNMYRGYGGSHYVRQRSYHSGFSSGYFPGFY, encoded by the exons ATGACAATGGAAACAAAACAGGATGACGTGGAAGCCGATGGTTCTGAAGTTCGAGCACAAGCTGGAAGAGGTGGACACATGCCACAAGTTCGATCGACACCAATCGTTCTTCCAAATCAAGTGGCTTCTATGCCAGTTAGAATGACA GGTTTCAACAACCTTCCGGCTCACAATGTTCTGGATATGATTTCTCGGACCAACTCTATGATGGTTGTTCAAGCACTAGAACCTCTGGAAATTGCAACAGGAATCGAGACGCCAAATCAATATGTTGTTCATGATATGTACTGTCGTCCGATTATGAATTGTATGGAAAGATCCAATGGATTTGCTCGTCAAATGCAAGGATCTCATCGAAGCTTTGCAATGATGTGTACAGATTTATTTGGTGCACATGTTATGCAATGTCACAGAGATCAGCCTTGGGGATCATTCACGGATCACTTGACTACACAGTTTCTGGGACAGAATATTGGAATTATGTCGAGAACTCATGGGGATGTCAAT ttccatCTTCTCGGCGCGGGAAGCAATCAATCTCTTCTGATCCGTTCTCCGTTGTTTGCTGCAAGTGGTGGAACCAGAAGCTTCCCAGTTATGACCTACAATGGAATGAGAGTTGGTGAAATTGTTCGCCTTTATCCTGGATATATGCAAGAAATGTACTCTGATGCAGATACTTATATTGTGCATT TCCCAATGGATCTTCCACCAATCTTGAAGCTTTTGCTCATCTCGTCTGTATTCCTTATCGATTTCacattctttgaaaataatggACAACAAAATAACATGTATCGTGGATATGGAGGATCACATTATGTTAGACAACGTTCTTACCATAGTGGATTCTCTTCTGGATATTTCCCTGgattctattga
- the scrm-7 gene encoding Phospholipid scramblase (Confirmed by transcript evidence), protein MTMETKQDDVEADGSEVRAQAGRGGHMPQVRSTPIVLPNQVASMPVRMTVSYTEKHHMSLPWDLFGRQVSHVFVHACRLSIGDTDCECVKCGRVQLPIF, encoded by the exons ATGACAATGGAAACAAAACAGGATGACGTGGAAGCCGATGGTTCTGAAGTTCGAGCACAAGCTGGAAGAGGTGGACACATGCCACAAGTTCGATCGACACCAATCGTTCTTCCAAATCAAGTGGCTTCTATGCCAGTTAGAATGACAGTGAGTTACACAGAGAAACATCATATGTCTTTGCCTTGGGACTTATTTGGTAGGCAAGTGTCTCATGTGTTTGTGCATGCCTGTCGTTTGTCTATCG GCGACACCGACTGTGAGTGTGTAAAGTGTGGCAGGGTTCAATTAccgattttttaa
- the scrm-7 gene encoding Phospholipid scramblase (Partially confirmed by transcript evidence) yields MTMETKQDDVEADGSEVRAQAGRGGHMPQVRSTPIVLPNQVASMPVRMTATPTVSV; encoded by the exons ATGACAATGGAAACAAAACAGGATGACGTGGAAGCCGATGGTTCTGAAGTTCGAGCACAAGCTGGAAGAGGTGGACACATGCCACAAGTTCGATCGACACCAATCGTTCTTCCAAATCAAGTGGCTTCTATGCCAGTTAGAATGACA GCGACACCGACTGTGAGTGTGTAA
- the Y50E8A.10 gene encoding uncharacterized protein (Confirmed by transcript evidence) — MAVCMDTFFIFNSFIMITSTIFIICFCKPPRQKNSCHVREMTNSMRAAPISDAIPDSTRTALDKEEKKKRSKDSSKKSNKKNKKKKSADSSMKISKKSSKSKKSKKSEKGKKPEARGRDEGENSTQRSGAAETNGPPVTAKSALSKTAKSVPNAPNTSVKPTSLAANSPAPSYTNPGTPAANSVPDTANPRSLPVGIPGAPGCQSMPAF; from the exons ATGGCGGTTTGTATGGATACATTCTTTATCTTCAACTCTTTCATAATGATAACG AGCACCATATTCATCATTTGCTTTTGCAAACCACCCCGTCAGAAGAACAGTTGTCATGTTCGGGAGATGACAAATTCCATGAGAGCG gcGCCGATCTCGGATGCAATACCGGATAGTACTCGAACTGCGTTGGAcaaagaagagaagaagaaaaggagCAAAGATTCATCGAAAAAGTCAAACaagaagaacaaaaagaagaagtcaGCGGATTCTTccatgaaaatttcgaaaaaatcgagcAAGTcgaagaaatccaaaaaatctgagaaaggGAAGAAACCAGAAGCCCGAGGGAGGGATGAGGGCGAGAACTCAACGCAAAGATCTGGA GCGGCTGAGACAAACGGACCACCCGTTACAGCTAAAAGTGCATT gaGTAAAACCGCTAAAAGCGTTCCGAATGCCCCTAACACCAGTGTCAAGCCGACTTCTCTAGCTGCCAATTCTCCAGCCCCGTCGTACACAAACCCAGGAACACCAGCTGCTAATTCGGTTCCCGATA CAGCCAACCCAAGATCGCTTCCAGTTGGAATTCCCGGTGCTCCAGGCTGCCAGTCAATGCCAGCGTTTTAA
- the Y50E8A.11 gene encoding Integrin_alpha2 domain-containing protein (Confirmed by transcript evidence), whose protein sequence is MVSATGHLRLELTASSHFSLHLSTNSSLQTVELAMGASRTLSFHPKDHQETLEIVFSKEFNFPLKYAFKMETDDSSYQTFAFTDIVLLVKSTFECDAGFNGKSCQEKTTSTTTTTSTTTEITTTTTTVLISEVPSTTPIIKVAAFQQSNPSNIVLYSVLILVIVTLLILVFIVFFLLKFPKKNVYIRPETPNLENCPVKIEDSRFFSPMSPRYTTEPHKLF, encoded by the exons ATGGTTTCTGCCACTGGACATCTTCGTCTTGAGCTCACTGCTTCTAGTCATTTTTCATTGCATCTTTCAACTAATTCAAGTCTTCAAACTGTGGAATTGGCAATGGGAGCTTCAAGAACTCTCAGTTTTCATCCAAAAGATCATCAAGAGACtcttgaaattgtattttcaaagGAATTCAACTTCCCATTGAAGTATGCTTTTAAAATGGAAACTGATGATAGTAGCTATCAAACATTTGCATTCACTGATATTGTTCTTCTTGTTAAATCGACTTTTGAATGTGATGCTGGTTTCAATGGAAAATCATGTCAAGAGAAGACTACAAGTACAACAACTACTACTTCTACTACAACTGAAATCACAACTACTACCACTACAGTTTTGATTTCGGAAGTTCCATCAACTACTCCAATTATTAAAGTTGCAGCATTCCAACA atcaaatcCCTCAAATATTGTTCTGTACTCCGTGCTTATCCTCGTCATAGTCACTCTTCTCATCTtggttttcatagttttcttcCTTCTCAAATTCCCAAAGAAAAACGTCTACATTCGACCAGAAActccaaatttggaaaactgcCCAGTGAAGATTGAAGATTCTAGATTCTTTTCTCCTATGAGCCCAAGATATACCACCGAGCcacataaacttttttga
- the Y50E8A.12 gene encoding THAP-type domain-containing protein (Confirmed by transcript evidence), producing the protein MSDLKGRGGELDPNSMTFLMKTIFLHVKKTMEEADEARRKHEIKEELD; encoded by the coding sequence ATGAGTGATTTGAAGGGTAGAGGTGGAGAATTGGATCCGAATTCGATGACTTTCCTGatgaaaaccatttttcttcatGTAAAAAAGACAATGGAAGAGGCAGATGAAGCTAGACGGAAGCATGAGATTAAAGAAGAACttgattaa
- the Y50E8A.12 gene encoding THAP-type domain-containing protein (Confirmed by transcript evidence) has protein sequence MLSEASSVQSPTVSIRRRTCVVCGSSTLNSYVTSFTRVPDKQEQWVTVLANGDAGFEDQLKASLATGRKYICYDHFDRQYFAQRKTDDGFELIRNRNPMAFKNATFIRHVDLRSTSSFVPDDSSEEPIPAKRLKIMSDLKGRGGELDPNSMTFLMKTIFLHVKKTMEEADEARRKHEIKEELD, from the exons ATGCTCTCCGAAGCTTCTTCTGTGCAATCACCGACTGTTTCGATTCGACGTCGAACTTGTGTCGTTTGTGGATCCTCGACGCTTAACAGCTACGTCACTTCTTTCACAAGAGTTCCAGACAAACA agaacaaTGGGTGACTGTGTTGGCGAATGGAGACGCAGGATTCGAAGATCAGTTGAAGGCTTCATTGGCGACTGGCAGAAAATACATCTGCTACGATCATTTCGACAGGCAGTATTTTGCACAAAGGAAGACTGACGACGGATTTGAATTGATCCGGAACAGGAACCCGATGGCATTT AAAAACGCTACTTTCATCCGACACGTGGATCTCAGAAGCACTTCATCATTTGTGCCAGACGACTCATCAGAGGAACCG atcccTGCTAAACGTCTGAAAATAATGAGTGATTTGAAGGGTAGAGGTGGAGAATTGGATCCGAATTCGATGACTTTCCTGatgaaaaccatttttcttcatGTAAAAAAGACAATGGAAGAGGCAGATGAAGCTAGACGGAAGCATGAGATTAAAGAAGAACttgattaa
- the Y50E8A.12 gene encoding THAP-type domain-containing protein (Confirmed by transcript evidence): MLSEASSVQSPTVSIRRRTCVVCGSSTLNSYVTSFTRVPDKQEQWVTVLANGDAGFEDQLKASLATGRKYICYDHFDRQYFAQRKTDDGFELIRNRNPMAFVSYSFTGIF, translated from the exons ATGCTCTCCGAAGCTTCTTCTGTGCAATCACCGACTGTTTCGATTCGACGTCGAACTTGTGTCGTTTGTGGATCCTCGACGCTTAACAGCTACGTCACTTCTTTCACAAGAGTTCCAGACAAACA agaacaaTGGGTGACTGTGTTGGCGAATGGAGACGCAGGATTCGAAGATCAGTTGAAGGCTTCATTGGCGACTGGCAGAAAATACATCTGCTACGATCATTTCGACAGGCAGTATTTTGCACAAAGGAAGACTGACGACGGATTTGAATTGATCCGGAACAGGAACCCGATGGCATTTGTTAGTTATTCGTTCACTGGAATATTTTGA